From one Stieleria sp. JC731 genomic stretch:
- a CDS encoding LuxR C-terminal-related transcriptional regulator, translating into MSKTRFMVLDDHKLIRLGIKAAISQHDDWEIVSTVGSLAEGMNALETTEFDFAIVDLGLPDGSGLEFIARAKLVRPNLKILVSSMRDAHLFAYRCIAHGAHGYIGKQESDTNIDLAIQTILDGNTYVSPDLEDPEATPTSTKSLTLFQEISTLSKRELSVFELIGQGCSTKLIAEQMGVKTKTVDFYRERIKNKLELASTSELLHYATRWIVSLEDS; encoded by the coding sequence ATGTCAAAAACGCGATTCATGGTCCTTGATGACCACAAACTGATCCGCCTTGGCATCAAGGCCGCGATCAGCCAACACGACGACTGGGAAATTGTTTCCACGGTCGGGTCGCTTGCAGAGGGAATGAACGCCCTAGAGACCACTGAATTCGACTTTGCGATCGTCGATTTAGGCCTGCCTGACGGCAGCGGCCTGGAGTTCATCGCACGCGCAAAACTCGTTCGCCCAAACTTAAAAATTTTAGTCTCGTCGATGCGAGATGCCCACCTCTTTGCATATCGCTGCATCGCCCATGGGGCCCATGGCTACATTGGCAAACAAGAGTCCGACACCAACATTGACCTTGCTATCCAAACCATCCTTGATGGCAATACCTATGTCTCACCGGATCTCGAAGACCCTGAAGCAACTCCTACGTCAACGAAGTCACTAACTCTCTTCCAAGAGATCTCAACGCTATCAAAGCGTGAACTGTCGGTGTTTGAACTGATTGGCCAAGGCTGTTCGACCAAGTTGATTGCCGAACAGATGGGTGTCAAAACAAAGACAGTCGACTTTTACCGTGAGCGGATCAAGAACAAGCTCGAACTCGCCTCGACGTCCGAGCTTTTGCACTACGCAACACGCTGGATCGTCTCACTAGAAGACAGCTAA
- a CDS encoding response regulator, with protein MLVISRKNDESICFPGTGIEVRILRPGPSKVRVGIKAPPEIPVLRGELETRGPKPDVDISGAKSVMIIDDNWNEMKLLAGYLRLKKMDVETAESGAVAMDRLLAGATPDVILLDMIMPEYDGAWTIHQLRSTPLTQNMMVFAVSGCDPDELDVPIGPAGVNGWYPKPLNPEKLANDLQQKALAEPAALTC; from the coding sequence ATGCTCGTTATCTCTCGCAAGAACGACGAATCGATTTGTTTCCCTGGGACTGGAATTGAAGTTCGTATTTTGAGACCTGGGCCATCCAAGGTCAGAGTCGGAATCAAAGCACCACCTGAAATCCCCGTGCTTCGAGGTGAGTTGGAAACCCGAGGCCCAAAGCCAGACGTTGACATCAGCGGCGCAAAGAGCGTGATGATCATTGATGACAACTGGAACGAGATGAAGTTGCTGGCAGGTTACCTACGACTGAAAAAGATGGACGTGGAAACGGCCGAAAGCGGTGCCGTAGCAATGGATCGGTTGCTAGCCGGTGCGACTCCCGATGTGATCCTGTTGGACATGATCATGCCGGAATACGACGGGGCATGGACCATCCATCAATTAAGATCGACTCCGTTAACCCAGAACATGATGGTCTTTGCCGTTAGTGGCTGCGACCCTGATGAACTTGACGTGCCGATCGGTCCTGCAGGTGTCAACGGTTGGTATCCAAAGCCACTGAACCCTGAAAAGTTGGCCAACGATCTGCAACAAAAGGCGTTGGCCGAACCGGCTGCGTTGACGTGCTAA